A single window of Flavobacterium sp. 140616W15 DNA harbors:
- a CDS encoding DcaP family trimeric outer membrane transporter, with protein MAVESKDTLNGKPKFKARLIGRLKLNGIYDIKGNLNGNSSFLIHNNDVSGLDIPAFSMDMRQSQLRFVSTIQLNNGKELKSMLEADFEGANNTSQFRLRHAYIQYENWTVGQTWSNFGDSSLWPAPLLDWDGPTGMVLSRRIQIRYTGHFKENGHTAFELSAETMEPRRLYDYTLSPTNGVDYAPSRLPDVVAGIRYAFDNGGFMKLAGLYRSIAYDSQNIAAGATEFDFDSQNAGGVTGIMSVFFRKKSGLVNNLQAQWTIGKGISDYFLAVGGSGLDGFARSDFSGKLDLMPVHAGFISYQRYWDKKFNTMLMTSYNHFYDGGGTLAGWDKMTNYQFTLNVSYDFFDFLTLGIEPQIGYKELQYSDGSKQGANAVRINFGMLFNF; from the coding sequence ATGGCAGTAGAATCAAAAGACACTTTAAACGGAAAACCTAAATTTAAAGCAAGGCTTATAGGTAGGCTTAAACTAAATGGTATTTATGATATTAAAGGAAATCTTAACGGAAATAGTTCCTTTCTTATTCATAATAATGATGTTTCTGGTTTGGATATACCTGCTTTTAGTATGGATATGAGACAATCACAGTTGCGTTTTGTAAGTACAATACAATTAAATAATGGTAAAGAATTAAAATCAATGCTGGAAGCTGATTTTGAAGGAGCGAATAATACATCTCAATTTAGGTTGCGTCATGCTTATATTCAATATGAAAATTGGACAGTGGGGCAAACCTGGTCAAATTTTGGAGATTCATCATTATGGCCAGCACCCTTACTAGACTGGGATGGGCCAACAGGTATGGTACTCTCACGTAGAATTCAGATACGATATACAGGGCACTTTAAAGAAAATGGACATACTGCTTTTGAATTATCTGCTGAGACTATGGAACCGCGCCGTTTATATGATTATACCTTAAGTCCAACTAATGGAGTAGATTATGCGCCATCCAGACTTCCTGATGTGGTAGCAGGTATACGATATGCTTTTGATAATGGAGGATTTATGAAATTAGCAGGTCTTTATCGCAGTATCGCTTATGATTCTCAAAACATTGCAGCTGGTGCGACCGAATTTGACTTTGATTCTCAAAATGCGGGTGGTGTTACAGGTATTATGAGTGTTTTTTTTAGAAAAAAATCGGGATTAGTAAATAATCTGCAGGCACAATGGACAATAGGTAAGGGGATTAGTGATTACTTTTTGGCTGTAGGAGGCTCTGGTCTTGATGGTTTTGCCAGATCTGATTTTTCAGGAAAACTGGATTTAATGCCTGTACATGCTGGGTTTATTTCCTATCAACGCTATTGGGATAAAAAGTTTAATACCATGCTTATGACTTCATACAATCATTTTTATGATGGAGGTGGTACTCTGGCAGGATGGGATAAAATGACTAATTATCAGTTTACGCTTAATGTGTCTTATGATTTCTTTGATTTTTTAACATTGGGTATTGAACCCCAAATAGGCTATAAAGAATTGCAATACAGTGATGGCAGCAAACAAGGTGCTAACGCTGTCCGCATTAATTTTGGAATGCTATTTAATTTCTAA
- a CDS encoding type II asparaginase: protein MKKLVLVFLLCIATSMAFAQQKPRIIILATGGTIAGEGKSSDRAGYTAGKIPVSDLIGSIPSVNAIADISGEQISSVGSQDMSIEIWKKLAVRINEIASKNEADGIVITHGTDTQEETAYFLNLVVPNDLPVVLTGSMRPATAISADGPKNLFDAITVAANPKSKGRGVMVSFNESIYDSREVTKTSTTKVNAFRSPDTGPLGEVYDGRVEYYKTAVRESGKEKPFGVNNNTKLPRVEVVYMYADASADYINYLVKQKVDGIVIAGVGNGNFSKAFTDAIKKATKAKIAVCRSSRSLEGRVVLDGETNDNELGTVVSDNLNPQKARILLMLGLTKTKNQKELQDFFFRF, encoded by the coding sequence ATGAAAAAATTAGTACTTGTATTTTTGTTGTGTATAGCAACATCTATGGCTTTTGCACAACAAAAGCCAAGAATTATAATTCTTGCTACCGGAGGAACTATTGCAGGTGAAGGAAAATCATCAGATAGAGCAGGGTATACTGCAGGTAAAATACCTGTGTCTGATCTTATAGGGAGTATCCCTAGTGTAAATGCTATTGCAGATATTAGCGGTGAACAAATATCTTCTGTTGGAAGTCAAGATATGAGTATAGAAATTTGGAAAAAGTTAGCGGTACGTATTAATGAAATAGCTAGCAAAAATGAAGCTGATGGTATAGTTATCACACATGGTACCGATACTCAGGAGGAAACAGCTTATTTTCTTAACTTAGTTGTACCAAATGATTTGCCTGTTGTATTAACTGGATCTATGCGTCCAGCAACTGCTATTAGTGCCGATGGGCCTAAAAATCTTTTTGACGCTATTACTGTTGCCGCAAATCCTAAAAGCAAAGGACGTGGCGTAATGGTTTCTTTTAATGAATCAATATACGACTCAAGAGAAGTAACTAAAACAAGTACGACCAAAGTAAATGCTTTTAGATCTCCAGATACAGGGCCACTTGGTGAAGTATATGACGGACGTGTTGAATATTATAAAACAGCAGTAAGAGAAAGCGGTAAAGAAAAACCTTTTGGAGTAAACAATAATACTAAACTGCCTAGAGTAGAAGTTGTATATATGTATGCGGATGCATCTGCTGATTATATAAATTATTTAGTAAAGCAAAAAGTAGATGGAATTGTAATAGCTGGAGTTGGAAATGGAAATTTCTCAAAGGCTTTTACAGATGCAATAAAAAAAGCCACTAAGGCAAAGATCGCTGTATGTCGTTCAAGCCGTAGTCTAGAAGGCAGAGTAGTGCTGGATGGAGAAACTAATGATAATGAACTTGGTACAGTTGTATCAGATAATCTAAATCCACAAAAAGCAAGAATCTTGTTGATGCTTGGACTTACAAAAACTAAAAATCAAAAAGAACTGCAAGATTTTTTCTTCCGTTTTTAA
- the aspA gene encoding aspartate ammonia-lyase has protein sequence MSDFRTEHDFLGEKQIPNNCYYGVQTVRAKENFNITGIPIGSEPLFIKAFGHVKKAAAMANRDLGVLDAKKAEAIIYACDRLIAGEFVDQFISDLIQGGAGTSTNMNANEVIANLGLEYMGHKKGEYQYLHPNNDVNLSQSTNDAYPSAFRIAIYLKIESFTNALEQLQDSFFQKGKEFANVIKMGRTQLQDAVPMTLGQEFNAFATTIGEDVIRLRQSERLITEVNMGATAIGSKVNAPEGYPELCVKYLEEVSGVPVTLAADLFEATYDPSAFVEVSGTLKRSAIKLSKVCNDLRLLSSGPRCGFNEINLPALQPGSSIMPGKVNPVIPEVVNQTCFYVIGADLTVTMAAEAGQLQLNVMEPVIGFALFTSLEYLTKACNTLKDKCIVGITANAEHAKDLVMNSIGIVTQLNPILGYESSASIAKEALKTGKSIHDIVVNERKLITQEKWDEIYSIENLINPKFITS, from the coding sequence ATGAGCGATTTTCGTACAGAGCATGATTTTCTTGGAGAAAAACAAATACCAAACAATTGTTATTATGGAGTACAGACCGTACGTGCCAAAGAAAATTTTAATATAACAGGTATTCCAATAGGATCAGAACCTTTATTTATTAAGGCCTTTGGTCATGTAAAAAAAGCTGCAGCAATGGCCAATAGAGATCTTGGCGTATTAGATGCAAAAAAGGCAGAAGCAATTATTTATGCATGTGATAGATTAATTGCTGGAGAATTTGTAGATCAGTTCATCAGTGATCTAATTCAGGGAGGAGCAGGTACATCTACCAATATGAATGCAAATGAGGTAATTGCCAATCTGGGATTGGAATATATGGGGCATAAAAAAGGAGAATATCAATACCTTCATCCTAATAATGATGTGAACCTTTCGCAAAGTACAAATGATGCTTATCCATCCGCTTTTAGAATAGCAATTTATCTTAAAATAGAGTCTTTTACCAATGCATTAGAACAACTACAGGATTCATTCTTCCAAAAAGGGAAAGAATTCGCTAATGTTATAAAAATGGGACGTACACAATTGCAAGATGCTGTACCAATGACATTGGGGCAGGAGTTTAATGCTTTTGCAACAACCATAGGAGAAGATGTGATCAGGTTGCGTCAATCAGAAAGGTTAATTACCGAAGTAAATATGGGAGCTACTGCTATTGGTAGTAAAGTAAATGCTCCAGAAGGATATCCTGAGCTTTGTGTAAAATATCTTGAGGAAGTAAGTGGAGTTCCTGTGACTCTTGCAGCCGATTTATTTGAGGCTACTTATGATCCTAGTGCTTTTGTAGAAGTAAGTGGTACTTTAAAAAGAAGTGCTATTAAATTAAGTAAGGTTTGTAATGATTTACGATTATTGAGCAGCGGACCTCGTTGTGGATTTAATGAAATAAACTTACCAGCACTTCAGCCAGGATCATCGATTATGCCTGGAAAAGTAAATCCTGTTATTCCAGAAGTGGTAAATCAGACTTGTTTTTATGTTATTGGAGCCGATTTAACGGTTACTATGGCTGCTGAAGCGGGACAATTACAATTAAATGTAATGGAGCCTGTAATAGGATTTGCCTTGTTTACATCATTGGAATACCTTACCAAAGCTTGTAATACTTTAAAAGATAAATGTATTGTAGGAATCACAGCCAATGCAGAACATGCTAAAGATTTAGTGATGAATAGTATTGGTATTGTTACACAGCTTAATCCAATTCTTGGCTATGAGTCTTCTGCAAGCATAGCTAAAGAAGCACTTAAAACTGGTAAATCAATCCATGATATTGTAGTAAATGAAAGAAAGCTTATTACTCAAGAAAAATGGGATGAGATCTACTCAATAGAAAACCTAATTAACCCTAAATTCATTACTTCATGA